In Hyperolius riggenbachi isolate aHypRig1 chromosome 10, aHypRig1.pri, whole genome shotgun sequence, a genomic segment contains:
- the PRG2 gene encoding bone marrow proteoglycan, with protein MVYLLLLLFVGAIYAQEKHDLIQKDDLADHYSQDDDNKLQDDLDLQDDLELKDDLEKTPDDDFQLQKPLNATVELMQGNSVEGTCTYTIYTAARNFYAARRFCNCNHGRMASIHSACTNRLVRNLGRSVNQGYVWIGVWKPRRCRGYRNVDNSRLDYTNFAWGQCRRHGRWCVAMYAGNGLWYSVDCRVRLPFICGR; from the exons ATGACTTGATTCAGAAGGATGACCTAGCTGATCATTATAGCCAAGATGATGACAATAAGTTGCAAGATGACCTTGACTTGCAAGATGACCTTGAACTGAAAGATGACCTTGAGAAAACCCCTGATGATGACTTCCAGCTGCAGAAGCCTCTCAATGCCACTGTGGAATTAATGCAAGGGAACTCAGTAGAAGGAACCTGTACTTACACTATTTATACTGCAGCAAGGAATTTCTACGCTGCCAGG CGTTTCTGTAACTGCAATCATGGGAGAATGGCGTCCATACACAGTGCCTGCACTAACAGACTCGTGAGAAACCTTGGCAGAAGCGTAAATCAGGGCTACGTATGGATTGGAGTCTGGAAACCCCGGCGT TGCCGTGGATACAGGAATGTAGATAACTCTAGATTGGATTACACCAACTTTGCATGGGGACAATGCCGCCGCCATGGAAGGTGGTGTGTTGCCATGTATGCAGGAA ATGGCCTATGGTATTCTGTCGACTGTAGAGTAAGACTTCCCTTCATTTGTGGGAGATAA